A region from the Hydra vulgaris chromosome 08, alternate assembly HydraT2T_AEP genome encodes:
- the LOC136083982 gene encoding uncharacterized protein LOC136083982 yields the protein MSAKAEYMRKYRKVVKDANSCCECEPPGLSNSLTDAENVCGLSSISDNSTNYILNDSYELDNDIVQPHSSSDDENYCDIDDIDIDIIPPNSSSDDEHYCDMELVDNGSFQYNLAQWVVNAKLTRLSCNGLLALLRRYGCELPKDSRTLLQTPLAIQVQEKCGGQYIYFGLTKCLQNAINHDICSNVLNLQINVDGIPLLRSSKRQFWPILSAVNHNSPMIVALYQGDSKPNSVNEFLKDFIDEYKFLKCNGVTHNGKNYTVILHSVICDAPARSFLKNIVGHNGLHACERCLAVGTSTNRQTTFVSPDCFNAGRRTDDSFKNLEFLGSHQHGASPLNEITDQCISIFPLDYMHLICLGVMRRILQALKKGDRKVKLSNNNILQISENLLDLRKCIPSEFARRPRSLLDLDRWKATEFRQFLLYTGPVVLKGILDPERYKHFLTLSVAASILLTPSNDRRNNMLNYAKDLLRHFVENSQQLYGNYFVVYNIHHLLHIGDDVEFFNSPLDNISAFPFENYLQTLKRYVRGSSNPAVQVAKRIQEYENVHKYSDIANATNPVFKLSTAYRDSFAQLKNRQFVEIYEVQKDSCMCYIFSFANLHPFFIEPCSSDLLDIYFVNNHYKHSKSKNVKFTEIERKVLKLPCNGGFVLMPLLHSKEC from the coding sequence ATGAGTGCAAAAGCAGAGTATATGCGAAAATATAGAAAGGTTGTTAAAGATGCAAATAGTTGCTGTGAATGTGAACCTCCTGGGTTATCAAATTCTTTAACAGATGCAGAAAATGTGTGTGGTTTATCTTCTATTTCAGATAATAGCACTAACTATATACTTAATGATTCCTATGAACTTGACAATGACATAGTACAACCTCATAGTAGTTCTGATGATGAAAATTATTGTGATATTGATGATATTGATATTGACATAATACCGCCCAATAGCAGCTCAGACGATGAACATTATTGTGATATGGAGCTTGTTGACAATGGATCTTTTCAATACAATCTAGCTCAATGGGTTGTAAATGCAAAACTCACACGTTTATCATGTAATGGATTACTAGCCTTGTTGAGAAGATATGGGTGCGAGCTGCCTAAAGATAGTCGAACTCTTTTGCAAACACCTCTAGCTATACAAGTTCAGGAAAAGTGTGGTGGccaatacatttattttggcCTTACCAAATGTTTACAGAATGCAATAAATCACGACATTTGCAGCAATGTACTCAATCTGCAAATAAATGTTGACGGTATACCATTGTTGAGATCGTCTAAAAGGCAATTTTGGCCAATTCTCTCTGCTGTTAATCATAATTCACCCATGATTGTTGCTTTATATCAAGGAGATAGTAAGCCAAATTCtgttaatgagtttttaaaggattttataGATGAGTATAAGTTTTTAAAGTGTAATGGTGTCACTCATAATGGTAAAAATTACACAGTTATTTTGCACTCAGTTATTTGTGATGCTCCTGCAAGatcttttctgaaaaatattgttGGTCACAATGGCTTGCATGCATGTGAACGTTGTCTTGCTGTTGGTACGTCAACTAACAGGCAAACCACGTTTGTTTCTCCTGATTGCTTCAATGCTGGAAGGCGCACAGAtgacagttttaaaaatcttgaatTCCTAGGAAGTCATCAACATGGAGCTTCACCTTTAAATGAAATAACAGACCAATGTATCAGCATATTCCCACTTGACTATATGCATTTGATCTGCTTAGGTGTCATGCGTCGTATACTTCAAGCTTTGAAAAAAGGTGATAGAAAAGTTAAGTTAAGCAACAATAACATATTGCAAATTTCGGAAAACCTTTTGGATCTACGAAAATGCATACCAAGTGAGTTTGCTAGACGCCCTAGATCTTTATTGGACCTAGATAGATGGAAGGCCACTGAATTCCGGCAATTCTTATTATACACAGGGCCTGTTGTCTTGAAAGGAATTTTGGATCCTGAGcgttacaaacattttttaacactttCTGTCGCTGCATCAATTCTGCTCACACCATCAAACGACAGAAGAAATAACATGTTGAACTATGCCAAAGATTTGCTTAgacattttgttgaaaattcTCAACAATTATATGGTAATTATTTTGTTGTGTATAATATTCATCATTTGCTGCATATAGGAGATGatgtagaattttttaattcaccgCTTGATAATATCAGTGCTTTTCCctttgaaaattatttgcaaacGTTAAAGAGATATGTGAGAGGTTCTTCAAATCCTGCTGTACAAGTAGCAAAAAGAATTCAAGAATATGAAAACGTCCATAAATACTCTGACATTGCAAATGCAACAAACccagtttttaaattatcaacaGCGTATAGAGATTCGTTTGCTCAACTAAAAAATAGACAGTTTGTAGAAATATATGAAGTTCAAAAAGATTCATGTATGTGTTATATATTCAGTTTTGCTAATTTGCATCCATTCTTCATTGAGCCATGCTCCTCTGACCTCCTAGACATTTATTTTGTGAACAATCATTATAAgcattcaaaatcaaaaaatgtgaaGTTTACAGAAATTGAGAGAAAGGTTCTAAAGCTTCCCTGTAATGGCGGTTTTGTGTTGATGCCTCTTCTTCATTCAAAAGagtgttaa
- the LOC136083984 gene encoding uncharacterized protein LOC136083984, with protein sequence MDNRKFQRKVLYQLSNMANEIKVLRIAVETMTIPSLEPVAQVHLEVIGGAIGTLDGYSNLEEQCGVLANRTILIRLLSRIGGSSIKDTSKNLLKRLFTNFVMSHLSMDGKGSLRKLPFRDTALCQLVVECVLKRDCTSSVSEIHSCIGSHLRMAPFRLGGTGKGYAHIFSFQDAEAGLLDSTKDDADRPGDDCDDDDDDDDNAI encoded by the exons ATGGATAATAGGA aGTTTCAGCGAAAAGTTCTCTATCAATTATCAAATATGGCCAACGAAATTAAAGTTTTACGGATAGCAGTGGAAACGATGACGATACCAAGTTTAGAGCCTGTTGCTCAAGTCCATCTAGAGGTTATTGGTGGAGCTATTGGAACATTGGATGGGTACAGTAATTTAGAGGAGCAATGTGGAGTTCTTGCTAATCGAACaatttta ATTCGCCTTCTTTCACGAATTGGAGGATCATCAATTAAAGATACTTCAAAGAATCTATTGAAAagactttttacaaattttgttatgtCTCATTTGAGTATGGATGGAAAAGGTTCTCTGAGAAAGCTTCCGTTTAGAGACACTGCTCTGTGTCAACTTGTTGTCG aaTGTGTTTTGAAACGAGATTGTACGTCTTCTGTATCAGAAATACATTCGTGTATTGGTTCCCACCTTAGAATGGCTCCCTTCCGATTAGGTGGAACTGGGAAAGGCTATGCACATATTTTCAGTTTTCAGGACGCAGAGGCTGGTTTGCTTGATTCCACCAAAGACGACGCTGATCGACCTGGAGACGATtgtgatgatgacgatgatgatgacgataatgcaatataa